A DNA window from Methanococcus voltae PS contains the following coding sequences:
- a CDS encoding MarR family winged helix-turn-helix transcriptional regulator yields MKYTPNDLISHYIYLIHLELNILNNSLLKDCEITSSQFRVLSCLWVKDGLTQSEIHEYLGIKPSSISGLIDCLEKKGFLKRVVDKEDARINRIYLTEKSSEFKECCWEKAIGLNNDILEGFDEQEKEEVKKILVKLYDNVHKRLLNHDK; encoded by the coding sequence TTGAAATATACTCCTAATGATTTAATATCCCACTACATTTATTTGATACATTTGGAATTAAACATTTTAAACAACAGTTTATTAAAAGATTGCGAAATTACATCTTCACAATTTAGAGTATTATCTTGCTTATGGGTAAAAGACGGTTTAACACAGTCTGAAATACACGAATACTTGGGCATAAAACCATCTTCAATTTCAGGATTAATCGACTGTCTTGAGAAAAAAGGTTTCCTCAAAAGAGTTGTTGATAAAGAAGATGCAAGGATAAATAGAATTTACTTGACTGAAAAAAGTTCTGAATTCAAAGAATGCTGTTGGGAAAAAGCTATCGGATTAAACAACGATATTTTAGAAGGCTTTGACGAACAAGAAAAAGAAGAAGTTAAAAAAATACTTGTGAAATTATATGATAACGTTCACAAAAGATTACTTAATCACGACAAGTAA
- a CDS encoding IMP cyclohydrolase, with protein sequence MYLGRFLILGKTEEGNPFVTYRVSSRSFPNRVSKEMDENTIAIIPKDLEEIFKNTYITYNCVKIVNDEKNDMDTIVATNGSQTDIIADKIKLGLPIRDALSLSMIGMDYEKDDYNTPRISVVLNKEEAYMAYVAKDDIRIKKVDLEEGNAYYLSVYEACKITSHQKIAVDLKTAEEISKNIMEHEYFENPVTCATVMITENGIEKSLL encoded by the coding sequence ATGTATCTTGGAAGATTTTTAATACTGGGCAAAACAGAAGAGGGTAATCCTTTTGTAACTTACAGAGTATCAAGCAGAAGTTTCCCAAACAGAGTTTCAAAGGAAATGGATGAAAATACAATAGCAATAATCCCTAAAGATTTGGAAGAAATATTTAAAAATACTTATATTACTTATAATTGTGTTAAAATAGTAAACGATGAAAAAAACGATATGGATACAATCGTAGCTACAAATGGTTCGCAAACTGATATTATCGCAGATAAAATTAAATTAGGCTTACCAATAAGAGACGCACTTTCATTATCTATGATAGGAATGGATTATGAAAAAGACGATTATAATACGCCAAGAATATCCGTAGTTTTGAACAAAGAAGAAGCTTACATGGCTTATGTAGCAAAAGATGATATTAGGATTAAAAAAGTAGATTTGGAAGAGGGCAACGCTTATTATTTAAGTGTTTATGAAGCTTGTAAGATAACAAGTCACCAAAAAATAGCAGTAGATTTAAAAACCGCTGAAGAAATCTCTAAAAACATAATGGAACACGAATATTTCGAGAATCCTGTAACTTGTGCAACAGTTATGATTACAGAAAATGGTATCGAAAAATCATTACTTTAA
- a CDS encoding DUF362 domain-containing protein, whose product MSTADDKFGNIIEDENKNTNKDFSLEIGDNCVGCGACVPFCEQEAITALGNATIDTEKCIECHACVDYCTIGAITIINNNKII is encoded by the coding sequence ATGTCAACAGCAGATGATAAATTTGGAAATATAATTGAAGATGAAAATAAAAATACCAATAAAGATTTTTCTTTAGAAATTGGAGATAATTGCGTGGGTTGTGGCGCTTGTGTTCCATTTTGTGAGCAGGAAGCAATAACTGCACTTGGTAATGCTACAATTGATACCGAGAAGTGTATAGAATGTCACGCTTGTGTAGATTACTGTACAATAGGTGCAATAACTATAATAAATAATAATAAAATAATATAA
- the cgi121 gene encoding KEOPS complex subunit Cgi121 — translation MNEIMKEIVEKNKFKINGETFIILGINNATINNDIFQLNKKFEFQMLNADCIATISHIKQGIVQAMTKKNISNNFWVEILVRASATRQISTAIKLLGAKSGNVCLICKDEKVAEVIIDKIGGNVQKDVVEFLNVSDDFNNEKFKNIVSIYDLKNVYTVENLIKRVIEEIAIVECKV, via the coding sequence ATGAATGAAATTATGAAAGAAATAGTTGAAAAAAATAAATTTAAAATCAATGGCGAGACATTTATAATACTTGGGATTAATAATGCAACTATTAATAATGACATATTTCAATTAAACAAGAAATTTGAATTTCAAATGCTAAATGCGGATTGCATAGCTACTATTAGCCATATTAAACAAGGTATAGTACAAGCTATGACTAAAAAAAATATTTCAAATAATTTTTGGGTAGAGATATTAGTGAGAGCTTCTGCTACTCGTCAAATATCGACAGCTATTAAATTATTAGGAGCAAAATCCGGAAATGTATGCCTTATTTGTAAAGATGAAAAAGTTGCGGAAGTTATTATCGATAAAATTGGCGGAAACGTTCAAAAAGATGTTGTAGAATTTTTAAACGTATCAGATGATTTTAACAATGAAAAGTTCAAAAACATAGTTAGTATATACGATTTAAAAAACGTTTACACAGTTGAAAACTTGATTAAAAGAGTTATTGAAGAAATAGCTATTGTAGAGTGTAAAGTTTAA